The genomic DNA CTGCCGGGGTCAACATCAAGGCCTTTTCCGCGCCGGAAGTGACCGGGCCGGGAAAGCTGCGGTTGATCGTGGCCGATGTCGATGCCGCGCGAATCGCACTGAGAAAAGCCAAGGTCAAATTCCGCGAAGAGACAGCCCTGATTTTGAGCCTGGAGAATAAGCCGGGCGCGTTGAAACAAGTGGCCGATTCGCTCACCAGAGCCCGCATCAATGTGAAGTGCGGCTATTGCACGCCGTCGCGGGAAGGCAAACGCGCCATCGTGGTGCTGACCGTGTCGAACACCACCAAAGCCCTCGGGGTGCTGCGCACCCATTCACTCGACGAATTTTAGCGGGTTGAGTCTCTTTTTCAGCATCCTGCGAATCCGCCTCACGCCGGGGGAGAAGAGGACCAGCACAAGCCGTCTTCTTCTCCCCCTGTTTGCTCTGCTCCTGACTACATGGCTCCATGGCTGCTCCGGCTGGAGTCCGGCGCGCCCGTCCTATCCGCCCGGCTATCCCTTGGGATTCGTGGAGCGTGGAAGCGCATCCTGGTACGGGCCCGGGTTTCATGGCAATCGTACGGCCAACGGCGAAGTCTACGACATGCATAAACTCACGGCGGCGCACCGGACGTTGCCCCTGGGTTCGGTGGCAGTGGTGCGCTCGTTGACGACGGGACGGCAGGTGACCGTGCGCATCAATGATCGCGGGCCATTCGCGCGGGGAAGAATTCTGGACCTCTCGCTGGCCGGTGCCCAGGCGGTGGGTATGGTCGGCCGCGGTACGGACGACATCGAACTGCGTGTCATCAGCTATCAGGGCAGGGCAGGAGA from Nitrospiraceae bacterium includes the following:
- a CDS encoding septal ring lytic transglycosylase RlpA family protein, with product MSLFFSILRIRLTPGEKRTSTSRLLLPLFALLLTTWLHGCSGWSPARPSYPPGYPLGFVERGSASWYGPGFHGNRTANGEVYDMHKLTAAHRTLPLGSVAVVRSLTTGRQVTVRINDRGPFARGRILDLSLAGAQAVGMVGRGTDDIELRVISYQGRAGEMGWLRVQVGSFADPSNAQALVQRLRNAYPGSRAVAVDLPDGRRYRVYAGQFRTEADAEQAAAHLKRALDTDPFIVRDDSESPATGNP